A window of Gammaproteobacteria bacterium genomic DNA:
GAGAAACTCGTCCGCGAGCATCACGTTGGCCGGGATCTCGCACATCAGGTTCACCTTGAGACCGTTCTCCCCGCGCCGCAGGCCCTGCTCGGCCATGAGGTCCAGCACGCGGCGGCCCTCCTGGGGCGTACGCACGAACGGCAGCATCAGCTGCACGTTCGTGAGGCCCATGTCCTCGCGCACGCGGCGCATCGCGGCACACTCGAGGGCGAAGCAGTCGGCGAAGGAGGACGAGGGGTACCGTGAGGCGCCCCGGAACCCGAGCATCGGATTCTCCTCGCGCGGCTCGTACGCCTCGCCCCCGATGAGCGCGGCGTACTCGTTCGACTTGAAGTCGCTCATGCGCACGATGACCGGCCTCGGGTAGAACGCGCTCGCGATGGTCGCGACCCCTTCGGCGAGCCTCTCCACGTAGAAGTCCCGCGGACTCGGGTAGCCCGCCATCCGGGGCCGGATCTGGTCCTGCAGGCCGGGGGCGAGCCGCTCGAATTCGAGCAGCGCCCGGGGATGGATCCCGATGCCGGTGTTGATGATGAACTCCAGGCGCGCGAGACCGACCCCCTCGTTCGGCAACGCGCTCGCCGTGAAGGCGAGGTCCGGGTTGCCGACGTTCAGCATGATCTTGGTCCGCGGCTTGGGGAGCTTCGAGTAGTCGACCGTGTCCAGCTGGAAGGCGAGCCGGCCGCCGTAGATGATCCCGGTGTCGCCCTCGGCGCAGGAGATGGTGACCTCCGCCCCGTCGCTCACCGCAGTGGTCGCGTCACCGGCGCCGACCACTGCCGGGATCCCGAGCTCGCGCGCGATGATGGCCGCGTGGCAGGTGCGCCCCCCGCGGTTCGTGACGATGGCGCTGGCGATCTTCATGACCGGCTCCCAATCCGGGTCGGTCATGTCCGTCACCAGCACCTCGCCCGGCTGGAGCTCTTTCATGCGGCTCGAGGAGAGGATCACCCGGGCACGGCCCGCGGCGATCTTGTGGCCCACGCTCTTGCCCCGCGCCAGCACCGGGCCCTGTTCCTTCAGGGTGTAGGTCTCCTCGACCACCCCGCCACGCACGGCGTGCACGGTCTCCGGGCGCGCCTGGACGATGAAGAGCTCTCCGGTCTCGCCGTCCTTGGCCCACTCGATGTCCATGGGGCGCGGCTGCCCCGCCTTCTCCGTGTAGTGGCTCTCGATGGCCACCGCATAGCGCGCGAGCTCCAGGACCTCGTCGTCGCTCAGCACGAACCGGCGCCGGTCGGCCTCTGCGACCGGCAGGTTCATCACCGGGTGCGGCCCGCCAGGCTCCGCGTACACCATGCGGATCGCCTTTTCGCCGCGCTGGCGCTTGACGATCGGCCGGAAGCCCTGGGCGAGGGTCGGCTTGAAGACATAGTACTCGTCCGGGTTCACGGCACCCTGCACCACGTTCTCGCCGAGACCGTAGGCGCCGGTGATGAAGACCACGTCCCGGAATCCGGACTCCGTGTCGAGCGTAAACATCACCCCGGAGCACGCCAGGTCGGAGCGGACCATCTTCTGCACGCCGATCGAGAGGGCCACGCTCATGTGGTCGAAGCCCTTGTCCTCCCGATAGGAGATCGCCCGGTCGGTGAAGAGCGAGGCAAAGACGTGGCGGGAACGCTCGAGCAACGCGTCGAGCCCACGCACATTGAGGTAGGTTTCCTGTTGCCCCGCAAACGACGCGTCGGGCAGGTCCTCCGCGGTGGCCGAGCTGCGCACCGCCACGTCGGGCTCGGGGCCGTACTCGGCGGCGAGATTCGCATACGCCAGCCGGATGTCCTCGGCCAGATCGGCCGGCAGGGTCGCCTCACGCAACCAGCCCCGGATCCGGGACCCCGTCGCCGCCAACTGGGTCACGTCGTGGACGTCGAGCGCCGCGATGGCCTCAGTGATCCGGGCAGTCAGCCCGTTCGCCTCGAGGAAATACCGGTAGGCGTCCGCGGTGATGGCGAAGCCGTTGGGAACCTTGACCCCGGTCTCGGAGAGATTACGGTACATCTCGCCCAGGGATGCGTTCTTGCCCCCCACCAGTGGGACGTCGTCAATTCCCAGCTCGTTGAAAAGGCGGATGTACTTCAGCTGCGCCATGGCGGTTCCCCCTTCGCGTCCAACCCGAAATGTCAGCACGACGCCCGCCCCCGGCGATACGGTGCGCGGGGGGCGGGCGAACGGTCCATCTCCCTCTAGGCGGCCTTGTCTCCGCCGCCCTTAGCCTTCCCTTCCAGGATCCGGGCATGGGCCGCGGCGAGACGCGCGATGGGCACCCGGGGACCGGAGCAGGACACGTAGTCGAGTCCGGTCTCGTGGCAGAAGCGGATGGACGCGGGGTGGCCCCCGTGCTCGCCGCAGATCCCGACCTTCAGTCCCGGCCGGGCACCGCGGCCCCAGTCGACGGCGAGCTGCATCAACCGCCCTACGCCTTTCACGTCCAGCACCTCGAAGGGGTTGTCCTGGAGGATCCCCCGCTCGTTGTACATGGGCAGGAACTTGTTCTCCGCGTCCTCGCGGGAGAACGAGAAGGTCGCCTGGGTCAGGTCGTTCGTCCCGAAGGAGAAGAACGAGGCCACCTCGGCCAGGTTCTCCGCACGCATGCACGCGCGCACCACCTCGACCATGGTGCCGAACCGATACCTCAGCTTCACGCCGTAGGTCTCTTCGACCGTCTTCTGCATGGCCTCGGCGTAGCCCTTCACGAGCTTCAGCTCCTGCGCCGTGCAGACCTGCGGCACCATGATCTCGGGCTGGACGTCGATGCCCTCCCGGGTGCACTCGGCCTCCGCCTCGAGCAGGGCGCGGATCTGCATCCTGTAAATCTCGGGGTAGGTGATTCCGAGACGCACGCCCCGGTGCCCGAGCATGGGGTTCACCTCGCGCAGCGCCCGCACCTTCTGCAGGATCGCCTCCTTGCGGGTGATGACGTTGTCCACCAGGCGCGTGTCGCCCAGCTCGTAGACCGTCGCCGGGAGCGAGGCGCTGACGCCCGCCGCTCCGCTCCCCGCGAGGAGCTTCACGGTCTCCGCCAACACCTCCATCCCCTGGAACGCCTCGCGCAGGTGGCGCAGGTGCTCGATGTCCTCGAGGAGCTCCTGCTCGGACGGGAGGAACTCGTGGATGGGCGGATCGAGGAGGCGGACCGTCACCGGCCGCGGCGCCATGATCTGGAACAGGGCCTTGAAGTCCGCGCGCTGGATCGGCAGCAGCCGGTCGAGGGCGGCCTGCCGCTGCTCCTGGGTGTCCGCGACGATCATGTCGAGGACGATCGGCAGGCGGTCCGTCGCGTTGAACATGCGCTCCGTGCGGCAGAGCCCGATCCCCATGGCCCCGTATCTCAACGCCCGCGCCGCGTCGTCCGGCGTGTCGGCATTGGCCATCACCTTGAGGCGCGAAGCCCTGTCCGCCCACCCGAGGAGCGTCACGAGCTCGGGCGAGAAGTCCGCCTCGACCATCGGCACCTCCCCGGCGTAGATGTTGCCGGTGGTGCCGTCGATGGTGATGACGTCGCCCTCCTTGATCACCGTCTCGCCCGCGAACGCCTTGCGTAGCTGGACGTCGACGTGGATGCCCTCGGCGCCGGCGACACAGGGCTTGCCCATGCCCCTCGCGACGACCGCCGCGTGCGAGGTCTTGCCTCCGCGGGAGGTCAGGATCCCCTGAGAGGCGAAGAACCCGTGAATGTCCTCGGGCTTCGTCTCTTCGCGCACGAGGATGACCTTGAACCCCTGCTTACCCAGGGTCTCGGCGCGGTCCGCGTCGAACACCGCCTGCCCGCTCGCGGCTCCCGGCGAAGCCGGCAGCCCCGTGGCGAGCGCCTTACCCCTGAACTTGGGGTCGAGGCGCGGGTAGAGCATCTGCTCCAGGTGCTGGGGGTTGACCCGCAGCAGGGCCTCCTCCTCGGTGAGGAGCCCCTCGCGCTGCATCTCCACGGAGGTGCGCACAGTGGCGCTCGCGTTCATCTTGCCGTTGCGGGTCTGCAGGCAGTGGAGCGTGCCCTTCTCGATGGTGAACTCGAAGTCCTGCACTTCCCGGTAATGGCTCTCGAGCTTGCCGCGCAGCTCCAGCAGCTGGCGGTAGAGGTCCGGCATCTCGTCGGCCATGTCGGCCAGGGGCTTCGGGGTGCGGATGCCGGCCACCACGTCCTCGCCCTGGGCGTTCGTCAGATACTCGCCGTAGAGCGCGTTCTCCCCGTTCGCGGGGCTGCGCGTGAAGCCCACGCCGGTCGCGCAATCGTTGCCCATGTTGCCGAAGACCATCGTCACCACGTTCACCGCGGTGCCGTTCGCCATCTCGGGCGTGATGCGGAATTCGCGCCGGTAGTCGATGGCGCGCTTGCCCATCCAGCTGTTGAAGACCGCCTTGATGGCGATATCGAGCTGCTCGTAGGGGTCGTCCGGGAACGCCCTGCCGGTCTGGGTGCGCACCACCTGCAGGAAGCGCTCACCGATCTCCTTCAGGTGCTCGGCCTTCAGGTCCACGTCTTCCTTCACGCCGGCCCGGTTCTTGACCGTCTCGAATTGCTTGTCGAAGAACTCGTCCGGCACGCCGAGGGCGACCTTGCCGAAGAGCTGCACGAAGCGCCGGTAGGCGTCGTAGCCGAAGCGCTCGTTGCGGGTCTGCGCGATCAGCCCGGCGAGCGTCACGGGGTTGAGCCCGAGGTTCAGGATGGTGTCCATCATCCCGGGCATGGACATCGCCGAGCCGGAGCGCACGGACACGAGCAACGGATTCTCGCCGCTGCCGAACCCCCGGCCCGTCTTCTCCTCGAGCGCGGCTATGTGCGCGTGGACCTCGTCCATCAGGCCCGCCGGCAGCTGGCGTTCCGCGTGATCGAGGTAGGAGAGGCAGGCATCGGTCGTGATGACGAAGCCGGGCGGGACCTTCAATCCAATCTGCGTCATCTCGCAGAGATTCGCACCCTTGCCACCCAGGAGGTGCTTGTTCTTGCCGTCGCCCTCCTCGAACCCGAACACCCACTTCTTGCTCATCTCGGTCGTCCCTTAGATTGTTGGATTCAATGTGTCCCGCCGAATGCTCTCGAATGGCGCACGGCGGCTTCTCGACCGGCCGTCACCATACTTCCCCCGGGGCTAACGCGCCAGCGGCCTGCGCCGCCGGACCAGGGCGATGAGTCCCGCCGTGGAGGCGTCGTGACCGCTCACCTGGGCCCCCGGGAGGAGCTCGGGCTGAATGACCCGAGCCAACCGCTTGCCAAGCTCGACACCCCACTGGTCGAAGGCGTTGATCCCCCAGACCACGCTCTGCACGAACACCTCGTGCTCGTAGAGCGCGACCAGCGCCCCCAGGACCTCGGGGGTCAGGCGCTGATAGACGAGGGTCGTGGTCG
This region includes:
- the ppsA gene encoding phosphoenolpyruvate synthase; the protein is MAQLKYIRLFNELGIDDVPLVGGKNASLGEMYRNLSETGVKVPNGFAITADAYRYFLEANGLTARITEAIAALDVHDVTQLAATGSRIRGWLREATLPADLAEDIRLAYANLAAEYGPEPDVAVRSSATAEDLPDASFAGQQETYLNVRGLDALLERSRHVFASLFTDRAISYREDKGFDHMSVALSIGVQKMVRSDLACSGVMFTLDTESGFRDVVFITGAYGLGENVVQGAVNPDEYYVFKPTLAQGFRPIVKRQRGEKAIRMVYAEPGGPHPVMNLPVAEADRRRFVLSDDEVLELARYAVAIESHYTEKAGQPRPMDIEWAKDGETGELFIVQARPETVHAVRGGVVEETYTLKEQGPVLARGKSVGHKIAAGRARVILSSSRMKELQPGEVLVTDMTDPDWEPVMKIASAIVTNRGGRTCHAAIIARELGIPAVVGAGDATTAVSDGAEVTISCAEGDTGIIYGGRLAFQLDTVDYSKLPKPRTKIMLNVGNPDLAFTASALPNEGVGLARLEFIINTGIGIHPRALLEFERLAPGLQDQIRPRMAGYPSPRDFYVERLAEGVATIASAFYPRPVIVRMSDFKSNEYAALIGGEAYEPREENPMLGFRGASRYPSSSFADCFALECAAMRRVREDMGLTNVQLMLPFVRTPQEGRRVLDLMAEQGLRRGENGLKVNLMCEIPANVMLADEFLENFDGFSIGSNDLTQLTLGIDRDSGLLTGYDERNPAVLRMMQLAIEACRRHGKYVGICGQAPSDFPEITAWLVEQGIESMSLNPDSVLAMTRTVLDMEAKLSGKR
- a CDS encoding pyruvate, phosphate dikinase, yielding MSKKWVFGFEEGDGKNKHLLGGKGANLCEMTQIGLKVPPGFVITTDACLSYLDHAERQLPAGLMDEVHAHIAALEEKTGRGFGSGENPLLVSVRSGSAMSMPGMMDTILNLGLNPVTLAGLIAQTRNERFGYDAYRRFVQLFGKVALGVPDEFFDKQFETVKNRAGVKEDVDLKAEHLKEIGERFLQVVRTQTGRAFPDDPYEQLDIAIKAVFNSWMGKRAIDYRREFRITPEMANGTAVNVVTMVFGNMGNDCATGVGFTRSPANGENALYGEYLTNAQGEDVVAGIRTPKPLADMADEMPDLYRQLLELRGKLESHYREVQDFEFTIEKGTLHCLQTRNGKMNASATVRTSVEMQREGLLTEEEALLRVNPQHLEQMLYPRLDPKFRGKALATGLPASPGAASGQAVFDADRAETLGKQGFKVILVREETKPEDIHGFFASQGILTSRGGKTSHAAVVARGMGKPCVAGAEGIHVDVQLRKAFAGETVIKEGDVITIDGTTGNIYAGEVPMVEADFSPELVTLLGWADRASRLKVMANADTPDDAARALRYGAMGIGLCRTERMFNATDRLPIVLDMIVADTQEQRQAALDRLLPIQRADFKALFQIMAPRPVTVRLLDPPIHEFLPSEQELLEDIEHLRHLREAFQGMEVLAETVKLLAGSGAAGVSASLPATVYELGDTRLVDNVITRKEAILQKVRALREVNPMLGHRGVRLGITYPEIYRMQIRALLEAEAECTREGIDVQPEIMVPQVCTAQELKLVKGYAEAMQKTVEETYGVKLRYRFGTMVEVVRACMRAENLAEVASFFSFGTNDLTQATFSFSREDAENKFLPMYNERGILQDNPFEVLDVKGVGRLMQLAVDWGRGARPGLKVGICGEHGGHPASIRFCHETGLDYVSCSGPRVPIARLAAAHARILEGKAKGGGDKAA